Within Spinacia oleracea cultivar Varoflay chromosome 4, BTI_SOV_V1, whole genome shotgun sequence, the genomic segment CTTGTCAATATCTAATATAAAATATACATAGGTTTCTTACATAACGTAAACCGCCTATtatatttgaaattcaattgaATTTTTGAACATTCTTCGAAACATCGAATCTGCAAGAATTAGCTTATAGTCATTAGATTCCATATAACAGGGGTATCCCCTCTCGACTAACCAacgtcttttttttttacactTCTCGAATATCGTTTTTTCTATTACCACTAGACTGTATGTATTTGGATATTTATATGCTCTAAATAGATTATCTTTATAGAGTATCTTGAGCCACACATACACATATATCTAAACTAGGAGATAAACTCTTCCTAAGACAAATCAATGATGACCTTCCAGGGATTCGCCTATATAAGCTGCGGCTAAAGTTGCAAAAATAAGAGCCTGAATACCACTTGTAAATAAGCCAAGAAACATGACAGGTATAGGAACCACTAAAGGTACTAAAGAAACAAGAACAACAACTACTAATTCATCCGCTAATATATTTCCGAAAAGTCGAAAACTAAGTGATAGCGGTTTTGTGAAATCTTCTAAGATGTTAATGGGTAAAAGAATTGGAGTTGGTTGAATGTATTTACCAAAATAACCTAATCCTTTTTTTGTAAGACCTGCATAGAAATAGGCTACTGACGTGAGTAAAGCTAAAGCAACAGTAGTATTTATATCGTTCGTGGGTGCGGCTAACTCCCCATGAGGTAACTGTATGATTTTCCAAGGTAAAAGAGCCCCTGACCAattagaaacaaaaataaatagaaacatAGTCCCAATAAAGGGAACCCACGGGCGATATTCTTCGCCAATTTGAGTTTTGCTCACGTCTCGGATGAATTCAAGGacatattcaaaaaaaaattgaccacCAGTCGGAATTGTTTGCGGACTCCGTACAGCTATAGCAGCTGAACCTAATAAGATAGCAATTACAACCCAAGAAGTTATAAGGACCTGGCCATGGATTTGGAAACCTCCTATTTGCCAATAAAAATGTTGACCTACTTCCACACCCGATATAGCATATAACCCCTTTAGCGGGTTGATTGAATATGATAGAACATTCATATTGTCCTCTTACAGAAATAtaacttaaaaaaattattttgattcaatcaGCTCTTTCTCGACTTGTCtactttaattaaaattttctaTTTCGGATACTGATTAATTACATAATATCCCCTGTTATTTTGAACTagtttttgagattcaaaatcTAGTAACCGATAGAGAGTTTAGGAAGtcaatttttgattttattatgaATCAAGGATTTCTTATATAGCTAGAGCGGTCTTCACAAATTGCAAATACTAATTTGGTAAGAATTAATCGAATTGAAGCTATAGCGTCATCATttgccggaatcgaaatatCTGCGAGATCCGGGTTACAATTTGTATCAATTAAACAAATAGTTGGAATTCCCAAAGTAATACATTCTCGAAGGGCCGTATATTCTTCCTGTTGATCAACGATGATTACAATATCCGGTAACCCTGTCATATATTTGATCCCACCCAAATATGTTTGCAAGTGAGATAATTGTCTCTTCACCACCGCCGCATCTCTCTTTGGAAGACCAGCG encodes:
- the LOC130459645 gene encoding ATP synthase subunit a, chloroplastic, which codes for MNVLSYSINPLKGLYAISGVEVGQHFYWQIGGFQIHGQVLITSWVVIAILLGSAAIAVRSPQTIPTGGQFFFEYVLEFIRDVSKTQIGEEYRPWVPFIGTMFLFIFVSNWSGALLPWKIIQLPHGELAAPTNDINTTVALALLTSVAYFYAGLTKKGLGYFGKYIQPTPILLPINILEDFTKPLSLSFRLFGNILADELVVVVLVSLVPLVVPIPVMFLGLFTSGIQALIFATLAAAYIGESLEGHH